The window CTGGCTCGCCAGCACCGTGCCGTCCTCGGCGATCACGGTGGCGCGCCAGGTGCCGGGTGTCTCGATGTACCGCGTGTAGCCCCAGGTGCGGAAGCGGCGCTGCGCGCCGGGCACCTCGAGGGTGACGTTGCCCACGCGGCGGCCGCCTGGGCCGTCGAACTGGATCCGCACGGCGCGCCCGTCGTTGCTCGCATTGCGCACCTCGACGAAGGCGTAGACGCGATCCTGCGCGGTCGTGATGGGGGCTCCCACTCCGACGGGCTCGCGGTCCGCGATGTCGTGGGCGACCACCAAGCGGCGCACGCTGAGACCGCCGTCCACGGGTGGAGCGGATGCGGAGGCGCGGCTTCCCTCGAACGCCGTGAAGGCGGGCGCGCCGAGGGTCAGCGAGAGGGCGAGGAGCAAGGAGGAGTGTCGGTGGCTGGTCATGCCACGCTCCTATCGCAGGACGCGTGCCATGCCTCGAAGTGCCATGATTCAAGGCGATTTACGTTCAGAGCCGGCCCGCAGCGCGGGCGTAGCCACCGCACCGGCGTGTGCGCGCTGACACACACACCTCAGCTGGCCCACTCGTGGTGAGAGCATTACAGCGGTGCCCGTCAACCCG is drawn from Sandaracinaceae bacterium and contains these coding sequences:
- a CDS encoding DUF2914 domain-containing protein, with product MTSHRHSSLLLALSLTLGAPAFTAFEGSRASASAPPVDGGLSVRRLVVAHDIADREPVGVGAPITTAQDRVYAFVEVRNASNDGRAVRIQFDGPGGRRVGNVTLEVPGAQRRFRTWGYTRYIETPGTWRATVIAEDGTVLASQEFEVR